A genomic window from Qipengyuania oceanensis includes:
- the yihA gene encoding ribosome biogenesis GTP-binding protein YihA/YsxC has protein sequence MSGEGPTAEERAARKLFSGRVDFLLSAPQLKFLPEPTVPEIAFCGRSNVGKSSLLNAITTRKAIARASVTPGRTQELNFFEVGEPTVLRLVDMPGYGFAKAPVKVVEKWKNLVRTYLKGRAALARTLVLVDARHGLKDVDREMMKMLDETAVTYRIVLTKADKIKASELEAVSARVAEEAKKHVAAFPEMHITSSEKGMGIDALRTAILADAGVSI, from the coding sequence GTGAGCGGCGAAGGCCCGACCGCCGAGGAGCGCGCGGCACGCAAGCTGTTTTCCGGCAGGGTGGATTTCCTGCTGTCGGCCCCGCAGCTGAAGTTCCTGCCCGAACCGACCGTTCCGGAGATCGCCTTTTGCGGACGCTCGAACGTCGGCAAGTCGAGCCTGCTGAACGCGATCACTACGCGCAAGGCGATCGCGCGCGCTTCGGTGACGCCCGGCCGTACGCAGGAGCTCAACTTCTTCGAGGTCGGCGAGCCGACCGTGCTGCGGCTGGTCGACATGCCCGGTTACGGCTTCGCCAAGGCCCCGGTGAAGGTGGTCGAGAAGTGGAAGAACCTCGTCCGCACCTATCTCAAGGGCCGCGCCGCGCTCGCGCGGACGCTGGTGCTGGTCGATGCCCGGCACGGCCTCAAGGACGTCGATCGCGAGATGATGAAGATGCTCGACGAGACGGCGGTGACCTATCGCATCGTCCTGACCAAGGCGGACAAGATCAAGGCCAGCGAGCTGGAAGCTGTTTCGGCCCGGGTGGCCGAGGAAGCGAAGAAGCACGTTGCCGCCTTCCCCGAAATGCACATCACCAGCAGCGAAAAGGGCATGGGTATCGACGCGCTGCGAACCGCGATCCTAGCCGACGCCGGCGTGTCGATCTGA
- a CDS encoding cupin-like domain-containing protein → MPQIAEYDRPDATTLCEEIYPGARPAILRGVGAELEPVRIARQGTEAFARYLKDAIGETPVNVLAARPDAGPTFFFDGDPSRLNFERGRMPFARFIDHVLAPDADRRMVYIESTKAEELSVDLARAIQLPLAPPNVPPLVWLGNRTGTHTHFDVQQNIACFVAGRRRFTLFPPEQTPNLYMAPLERSPSSAPVSMVRLEGPDFERYPRFRKALDQALVAELEPGDAIFIPYMWWHHVRALEPFNMLVNYWWNEHDAMGAPIDAMLHAILVLRDLPPPMRDAWRTMFETFVFKAHGEPMDHLEPGQQGGLGPIDGRMRMQMWQTLGSGLSEVMRRVFAPGNRG, encoded by the coding sequence ATGCCCCAGATCGCCGAATACGACCGCCCGGACGCGACTACCTTGTGCGAAGAAATCTATCCGGGCGCCAGGCCCGCGATCCTGCGCGGGGTGGGAGCGGAGCTAGAGCCTGTACGGATCGCCCGCCAAGGTACCGAAGCCTTCGCCCGCTATCTCAAGGATGCGATCGGCGAGACGCCGGTCAACGTGCTCGCCGCCCGACCGGATGCCGGCCCAACGTTCTTCTTCGACGGCGATCCCTCGCGGCTGAATTTCGAGCGCGGACGGATGCCGTTTGCCCGCTTCATCGACCATGTGCTGGCCCCGGATGCGGATCGGCGGATGGTCTATATCGAATCGACGAAAGCGGAAGAACTGAGCGTGGATCTGGCGCGCGCAATCCAGCTGCCGCTGGCTCCCCCGAACGTGCCGCCGCTCGTCTGGCTGGGCAACCGGACCGGCACGCACACGCATTTCGACGTGCAGCAGAACATCGCCTGTTTCGTGGCCGGCAGGCGCCGCTTCACGCTGTTCCCGCCCGAGCAGACGCCCAACCTCTACATGGCTCCGCTCGAACGTTCGCCGTCGAGCGCGCCGGTTTCCATGGTGCGGCTCGAAGGCCCCGATTTCGAGCGCTACCCGCGCTTTCGCAAAGCACTCGACCAAGCCCTGGTGGCAGAACTCGAGCCGGGCGACGCGATCTTCATCCCGTACATGTGGTGGCATCACGTCAGGGCGCTCGAGCCGTTCAACATGCTGGTGAACTATTGGTGGAACGAGCACGACGCCATGGGTGCGCCGATCGACGCGATGCTCCACGCCATCTTGGTGCTGCGCGACCTCCCGCCGCCGATGCGCGATGCGTGGCGGACCATGTTCGAAACCTTCGTGTTCAAGGCCCACGGCGAGCCGATGGACCATCTCGAACCGGGTCAGCAGGGCGGGCTCGGTCCGATCGACGGGCGCATGCGAATGCAGATGTGGCAGACCCTCGGGTCCGGACTATCCGAAGTGATGCGCAGGGTCTTTGCGCCCGGCAATCGCGGCTGA
- a CDS encoding acyltransferase, with protein MQLRHYNGLDLLRFVSALLVVFFHLSQSSGSRVAWPVAPADAPLAWLAPVGSFGWVGVEIFFVLSGLIISASARGTGAWTFAKKRAIRVLPVLWLSVPLAFALRAWSGEPLGELVEAAIRSILLLPQGPYIDGVIWTLVVEAVFYAIVALVLSVPDRFGGFERRLFVAAIAIGAVSSLFLLIHAGALALGVDGSIFNWFAFKVGLLQHGVFFTLGMLLYQALEGHRSAVRTALIAWFAVLSMVEIAINALGEAGGFAAISVWAAAVTLGYLSVRHGDRLMQGPAWAVTRPIGKLTYPLYLNHFVLGQVLVFALHPVVRDPYLLGVVVLTLLLGYALFLAIGPEPLIQRRAKERLLDGKPRMREARAVIPAFER; from the coding sequence ATCCAACTGCGACATTACAACGGCCTAGACCTGCTGCGCTTCGTGTCCGCGCTGCTCGTCGTTTTCTTTCACCTCTCGCAATCCAGCGGGTCGCGGGTCGCCTGGCCGGTCGCTCCGGCCGACGCTCCGCTGGCCTGGCTCGCGCCGGTCGGCAGCTTCGGCTGGGTCGGGGTCGAGATCTTCTTCGTCCTGTCGGGTCTGATCATCTCGGCCAGTGCCCGGGGCACGGGCGCCTGGACCTTTGCCAAGAAGCGCGCGATCCGCGTCCTGCCCGTGCTGTGGCTATCGGTCCCACTTGCGTTCGCTCTGCGCGCATGGAGCGGCGAGCCATTAGGCGAGTTGGTCGAGGCAGCGATCCGTTCCATACTGCTCCTGCCGCAGGGTCCCTACATCGACGGGGTCATCTGGACTCTGGTGGTCGAAGCCGTGTTCTACGCGATCGTCGCGCTGGTGCTGTCGGTCCCCGATCGCTTCGGAGGCTTCGAGCGGCGGCTGTTCGTTGCCGCGATCGCAATCGGTGCGGTGAGCTCGCTGTTCCTGCTGATCCATGCCGGCGCGCTGGCGCTGGGGGTGGACGGATCGATTTTCAATTGGTTCGCCTTCAAGGTAGGCCTGCTGCAACACGGCGTTTTCTTCACCCTCGGCATGCTCCTCTATCAAGCGCTCGAAGGGCATCGTAGCGCAGTCCGCACGGCCCTGATCGCCTGGTTCGCGGTGCTCTCGATGGTCGAGATCGCGATTAATGCCCTTGGCGAGGCGGGCGGGTTCGCGGCGATTTCGGTATGGGCGGCGGCGGTCACGCTGGGCTACCTCAGTGTTCGCCACGGCGACCGGCTGATGCAGGGTCCGGCCTGGGCCGTCACCCGACCGATCGGCAAGCTGACCTACCCTCTCTACCTCAACCATTTCGTTCTCGGCCAAGTGCTGGTGTTCGCTCTGCATCCGGTCGTCCGCGATCCTTATCTGCTCGGGGTGGTGGTATTGACCCTGCTGCTCGGTTACGCGCTCTTTCTCGCGATCGGACCCGAGCCGCTGATCCAGCGCCGGGCGAAGGAACGCCTACTCGACGGCAAGCCGCGTATGCGCGAGGCGCGCGCGGTCATCCCCGCATTCGAACGATAG
- a CDS encoding VOC family protein, protein MTLRPFHLAIPVDDIANARRFYGGVMGCAEGRSDTDWVDFDFFGHQLVVHRAGSEAAGVDAGSNPVDGHDVPVPHFGIVLTMENWQALADRLTRAGTHFAIEPTVRFKGQPGEQATMFFRDPSGNALEFKAFADDGMLFAT, encoded by the coding sequence ATGACGCTCCGCCCATTTCACCTCGCCATTCCCGTCGACGATATTGCCAATGCAAGGCGCTTCTACGGCGGCGTGATGGGCTGCGCCGAGGGGCGCAGCGACACCGACTGGGTCGATTTCGATTTCTTCGGTCACCAGCTGGTGGTGCACCGGGCCGGGAGCGAGGCCGCAGGTGTCGATGCCGGGTCGAACCCTGTCGACGGGCACGATGTCCCGGTCCCGCATTTCGGCATCGTGCTGACGATGGAAAACTGGCAGGCGCTCGCCGACCGGCTGACAAGGGCGGGGACTCACTTCGCGATCGAACCGACCGTGCGTTTCAAGGGCCAGCCGGGCGAACAGGCGACGATGTTCTTCCGCGACCCGTCCGGCAACGCGCTCGAATTCAAGGCCTTTGCCGACGACGGCATGCTGTTCGCCACGTAA
- a CDS encoding glutathione S-transferase family protein: MKLIVGNKNYSSWSLRGWLAAKQSGLSFEELTVNLYGEEWQAAKSESGDIMPSGKVPILWDDEVVVWDSLAILDYLADKVGRDRFWPKDDVARGLARSMVAEMHSSYMPLRKFCPMNMRKRFEGVQFPPEVEADIVRILTLWAEARARFGGGGPFLFGTFGAADVFYAPVVSRFITYGVTVPGFAATYMQSVWEHEWMQGWLAAAEDEQWVMEQYDQAPVA, translated from the coding sequence ATGAAACTCATCGTCGGCAACAAGAACTACTCGAGCTGGTCGCTGCGCGGCTGGCTCGCGGCCAAGCAGTCGGGGCTCTCTTTCGAGGAACTGACCGTCAATCTCTACGGCGAGGAATGGCAGGCGGCGAAGTCGGAATCGGGCGATATCATGCCCAGCGGAAAGGTCCCGATCCTGTGGGATGACGAGGTCGTCGTGTGGGACAGCCTCGCGATCCTCGACTATCTCGCCGACAAGGTCGGGCGCGATCGCTTCTGGCCCAAGGACGATGTGGCGCGCGGGCTCGCCCGTTCGATGGTCGCCGAGATGCACTCCAGCTACATGCCGCTGCGCAAGTTCTGCCCGATGAACATGCGCAAGCGCTTCGAAGGCGTGCAATTCCCGCCCGAGGTCGAGGCCGATATCGTTCGCATCCTGACGCTCTGGGCGGAGGCGCGCGCGCGCTTCGGCGGCGGCGGACCGTTCCTGTTCGGCACGTTCGGGGCGGCGGACGTGTTCTATGCGCCCGTGGTCAGCCGCTTCATCACGTACGGAGTTACTGTGCCGGGCTTTGCCGCGACCTATATGCAGTCGGTCTGGGAACACGAATGGATGCAGGGCTGGCTGGCCGCTGCCGAGGACGAGCAATGGGTCATGGAACAGTACGACCAGGCGCCGGTCGCGTGA
- a CDS encoding S1/P1 nuclease yields the protein MTREPVSRIVRSLVAAVVMAALALPGAASAWGYYAHSVTGEIAWANVSPHTRAAITRLLARQDQLGTPGCPVADLAEAATWADCVRSEGWRWGYTAAWHYRTTPICRAYDPRANCSGGNCVTAQIERNQRILADESLPDNVRLEALLFLVHFVGDVHMPLHSGDKDDRGGNDRETAYGIVPGRNLHSIWDTALAERAITSADPSLVRRYTAAERADLAGGTPADWGRESWQAAREFVYPNAFDRDPCDETQGELPDETALTQEDIVAAIPLSQRRVTQAGLRMAQMLDEAFASGPLPVRARD from the coding sequence GTGACGCGAGAACCGGTTTCGCGCATCGTCCGCAGCCTCGTCGCGGCGGTCGTCATGGCGGCGCTGGCCTTGCCGGGGGCGGCCTCGGCTTGGGGTTACTACGCGCATTCGGTCACGGGTGAGATCGCCTGGGCCAACGTGTCCCCGCACACCCGCGCTGCCATCACGCGGCTGCTGGCGAGGCAGGACCAGCTCGGCACGCCCGGCTGCCCGGTCGCCGACCTGGCCGAGGCGGCGACATGGGCCGACTGTGTCCGCAGCGAAGGCTGGCGCTGGGGATATACCGCAGCATGGCATTACCGCACGACGCCGATCTGCCGGGCATACGACCCGCGCGCCAATTGCAGCGGCGGCAATTGCGTGACCGCGCAGATCGAGCGCAACCAGCGCATTCTCGCCGACGAGAGCCTGCCCGACAATGTCCGGCTCGAAGCGCTGCTGTTCCTCGTCCATTTCGTCGGCGATGTGCACATGCCGCTCCATTCGGGCGACAAGGACGATCGCGGCGGCAACGATCGCGAGACGGCCTACGGAATCGTGCCCGGCAGGAACCTCCATTCGATCTGGGATACCGCCCTTGCCGAACGAGCGATCACCAGCGCCGATCCGTCGCTCGTGCGCCGCTACACCGCCGCCGAGCGCGCCGATCTCGCCGGCGGTACCCCGGCCGACTGGGGCCGCGAGAGCTGGCAGGCGGCGCGCGAGTTCGTCTATCCCAATGCCTTCGACCGCGATCCCTGCGACGAGACGCAAGGCGAGCTGCCCGACGAGACCGCGCTGACACAGGAGGATATCGTCGCCGCGATTCCGCTGTCGCAGCGCCGGGTCACGCAGGCGGGCCTGCGAATGGCGCAGATGCTCGACGAGGCGTTCGCCTCCGGGCCGTTGCCTGTGCGCGCAAGAGACTGA
- the dapE gene encoding succinyl-diaminopimelate desuccinylase: protein MTSAADLAQRLMAAPSVTPATGMVFDVFEEMLLPLGFEVHRFTRGEGEPGSDEAPVENCFAIRRGPAGTRHFAFAGHLDVVPPGEGWSSGAFAPEVRAAPGGDLLYGRGAVDMKGSIASMIAAIAEIPPDAGTVSFIITGDEEGPALHGTRALIDYMRAAGEIPDLILVGEPTSVNRLGDMAKIGRRGSVNIWLEVAGVQGHVAYPHNADNPVPKLVAMLAELDALVLDEGTDWFQPSNLEITHIDCINPAHNVIPARATARISIRFNDLHSGTSLSERVMAIAEKHGGTARPMISGESFLTPPGAFSDMIVAAVESETGVTPELSTSGGTSDARFLKDVAPVIEFGLVNATMHKTDEAVAVDDLEILARIYRRIALAALAG, encoded by the coding sequence ATGACTTCGGCAGCAGACCTCGCGCAAAGGCTGATGGCGGCGCCCAGCGTCACCCCGGCGACCGGCATGGTGTTCGACGTATTCGAGGAGATGCTCCTACCGCTCGGGTTCGAGGTCCACCGCTTCACCCGTGGCGAGGGCGAGCCGGGGAGCGACGAGGCACCGGTCGAGAATTGCTTCGCGATCCGGCGCGGACCTGCCGGAACGCGCCATTTCGCCTTTGCCGGACACCTCGATGTCGTACCCCCGGGAGAGGGCTGGTCGAGCGGAGCCTTCGCGCCAGAAGTACGTGCAGCACCCGGCGGCGACTTGCTCTACGGGCGCGGCGCGGTCGACATGAAGGGCTCGATTGCGAGCATGATCGCCGCGATTGCGGAGATTCCGCCGGATGCCGGAACCGTGAGCTTCATCATCACCGGCGACGAGGAGGGGCCGGCGCTTCACGGCACGCGCGCGCTGATCGACTACATGCGAGCTGCCGGGGAAATCCCGGACCTGATCCTGGTGGGTGAGCCGACGAGCGTGAACCGCCTCGGTGACATGGCCAAGATCGGCCGGCGCGGATCGGTCAATATCTGGCTCGAGGTCGCGGGCGTGCAGGGCCACGTCGCCTATCCGCACAATGCCGACAACCCGGTGCCGAAACTGGTCGCGATGCTGGCCGAACTGGATGCTCTGGTGCTGGACGAGGGGACCGACTGGTTTCAGCCGTCCAATCTGGAAATCACGCATATCGACTGCATCAATCCGGCGCACAACGTCATCCCGGCGAGGGCTACCGCGCGAATCTCGATCCGCTTCAACGACCTGCACTCCGGCACTTCGCTGTCGGAAAGGGTCATGGCGATCGCGGAAAAACACGGTGGGACGGCGCGGCCGATGATTTCGGGCGAAAGCTTTCTCACGCCGCCGGGCGCGTTTTCCGACATGATCGTGGCCGCAGTCGAATCGGAGACGGGCGTAACGCCGGAACTTTCGACCAGCGGCGGGACGTCCGATGCGCGTTTCCTCAAGGATGTCGCGCCGGTTATCGAATTCGGTCTGGTCAATGCGACGATGCACAAGACCGACGAGGCGGTCGCGGTCGACGACCTTGAAATTCTCGCGCGGATCTATCGCCGCATCGCGCTGGCGGCGTTGGCGGGCTAG
- the nth gene encoding endonuclease III, whose translation MTKDQIFEFFRRLAEDNPSPETELEYGNAYQLVVAVALSAQATDVGVNKATRALFREVKTPQAMLDLGEDGLKEHIKTIGLFNSKAKNVIALSQLLVDEYDGEVPDTREDLIRLPGVGRKTANVVLNCWFGQETFAVDTHIFRVGNRTGLAKGKTPEAVEAKLEKRVPAPFRLGAHHWLILHGRYVCKARTPECWRCQVADLCSFRKKVLKKPKGR comes from the coding sequence ATGACCAAGGACCAGATCTTCGAGTTTTTCCGGCGCCTCGCCGAGGACAACCCATCGCCCGAAACCGAGCTGGAATACGGCAATGCCTACCAGCTCGTCGTCGCGGTCGCGCTTTCGGCACAGGCGACCGACGTCGGTGTGAACAAGGCGACCCGCGCGCTCTTTCGCGAGGTGAAAACGCCGCAGGCCATGCTCGATCTCGGCGAGGACGGCCTCAAGGAGCACATCAAGACCATCGGCCTCTTCAACTCCAAGGCCAAGAACGTGATTGCGCTCAGCCAGTTGCTGGTCGACGAATACGACGGCGAGGTGCCGGATACGCGCGAGGATCTGATCCGCCTGCCCGGAGTGGGGCGCAAGACCGCCAATGTCGTTCTCAATTGCTGGTTCGGGCAGGAAACCTTTGCCGTCGACACGCATATTTTCCGCGTCGGCAACCGCACGGGGCTCGCCAAGGGCAAGACGCCCGAAGCGGTCGAGGCCAAGCTGGAAAAGCGGGTGCCCGCCCCTTTCCGTCTCGGCGCGCATCACTGGCTCATCCTGCACGGCCGCTATGTCTGCAAGGCACGCACGCCCGAATGCTGGCGCTGCCAGGTCGCGGACCTGTGCAGCTTCCGCAAGAAGGTGCTGAAGAAGCCGAAGGGTCGCTAG
- the dapB gene encoding 4-hydroxy-tetrahydrodipicolinate reductase: MARIGIIGSKGRMGQALASAIEAAGHEHSGGVDQGEQPGPLASRSDVLVDFSAPQALGANLAAARVPGIPLVIGTTGLGAEHHALIDEAAGAIPVLQTGNTSLGVTLLAYLVQEAASRLGPEWDIEIVEMHHRMKVDAPSGTALLLGEAAARGRGIELASHSESGRDGHTGARADGAIGFAALRGGTVAGDHSVIFAGSQERLRLSHQAEDRAIFATGAVHAADWLIGREPGRYSMQDVLAL; the protein is encoded by the coding sequence ATGGCACGCATCGGCATCATCGGCAGCAAGGGGCGCATGGGCCAGGCGCTGGCGTCGGCGATCGAGGCCGCGGGACACGAACACTCAGGCGGCGTGGATCAGGGCGAGCAGCCCGGGCCACTGGCCTCGCGTTCGGACGTGCTGGTCGATTTCTCGGCCCCGCAGGCGCTCGGAGCGAACCTTGCCGCGGCCCGCGTGCCCGGCATTCCCCTCGTCATCGGCACGACCGGCCTCGGCGCTGAACACCACGCGCTGATCGACGAGGCGGCCGGAGCGATTCCTGTGCTCCAGACCGGGAATACCTCGCTCGGCGTGACATTGCTGGCGTACCTGGTGCAGGAGGCTGCCAGCCGTCTCGGGCCCGAATGGGATATCGAGATCGTCGAGATGCACCACCGCATGAAGGTCGACGCGCCGTCGGGGACCGCGCTGCTGCTGGGCGAGGCGGCAGCCCGAGGGCGCGGGATCGAACTGGCGTCGCATTCGGAAAGCGGCCGCGACGGACACACCGGCGCGCGGGCGGACGGAGCGATCGGGTTTGCGGCGCTTCGCGGCGGGACCGTTGCCGGCGATCATTCGGTGATCTTCGCCGGCTCGCAGGAACGGCTGAGGCTGTCGCACCAGGCGGAAGACCGCGCGATCTTCGCCACTGGCGCGGTGCACGCGGCCGATTGGCTGATCGGCAGGGAGCCGGGACGATACTCGATGCAGGACGTGCTCGCCCTCTGA
- a CDS encoding NAD-dependent deacylase, translating to MTDIRNIVVLTGAGISAESGIDTFRDAGGLWEQHRVEDVATPEGFARDPGLVLGFYDMRRAALGDVRPNDAHRALARLEKAFDGKLLIVTQNVDDLHERAGARNVLHMHGELNSALCNICGTRSPWNAPMSADVHGQRPECPACEARSLRPDVVWFGEMPYQMERIYAALREADLFVSIGTSGAVYPAAGFVRDARELGARTLELNLERSEGSHWFHESRQGRAGELVPAWVDEVLGS from the coding sequence ATGACCGACATTCGCAACATCGTCGTCCTGACCGGGGCCGGGATTTCCGCCGAAAGCGGGATCGACACCTTTCGCGATGCCGGCGGGTTGTGGGAACAGCACCGGGTCGAGGATGTGGCGACACCGGAAGGTTTTGCCCGCGACCCGGGTCTGGTGCTCGGTTTCTACGACATGCGCCGCGCGGCATTGGGCGACGTCAGGCCGAACGATGCGCATCGTGCGCTCGCCCGGCTTGAGAAAGCCTTCGACGGCAAGCTGCTGATCGTTACCCAGAATGTCGACGATCTGCACGAGCGGGCGGGTGCCCGAAACGTGCTTCACATGCATGGCGAGCTCAACAGCGCGCTGTGCAATATCTGCGGCACGCGCAGCCCCTGGAATGCACCGATGTCTGCCGACGTGCACGGGCAGCGGCCCGAATGCCCCGCTTGCGAGGCGCGGTCGCTGCGGCCCGATGTCGTGTGGTTCGGCGAGATGCCGTACCAGATGGAGCGGATCTATGCCGCGCTTCGAGAAGCCGATCTCTTCGTATCGATCGGGACGAGCGGAGCCGTCTATCCCGCGGCTGGCTTCGTGCGCGACGCGCGCGAGCTTGGCGCGCGGACGCTCGAACTCAATCTCGAGCGCAGCGAGGGCTCTCACTGGTTTCACGAATCGCGTCAGGGAAGGGCGGGCGAGCTCGTTCCGGCCTGGGTCGACGAGGTTCTAGGCAGCTGA
- a CDS encoding HesA/MoeB/ThiF family protein produces the protein MSFSPERLDRFARHIVLPEIGGAGQFALAQAHVAVIGVGGIGSPALQYLAGSGIGRFTLVDDDTVDPSNLQRQTIYSERDTGHGKAVIARQWLADFDRKLEVEISDARIGPDNAARLLAGVDLVVDGTDNFATRLAVSDCCVAAGVPLLSAAVGRFQGQVGAFAGHLDDQPCYRCFVGDAFDAEDCDTCAEDGMLGAMAGWVGTFAALQAIRALLDGISAFGDPQFGRLHLLDGMKPGMRTLSVAKDPACKACGSAA, from the coding sequence ATGAGCTTTTCCCCGGAACGACTGGACCGGTTCGCGCGCCACATCGTGCTGCCCGAGATCGGCGGTGCCGGCCAGTTCGCGCTGGCGCAGGCGCATGTCGCCGTCATCGGCGTCGGCGGGATCGGCAGTCCCGCGCTGCAATATCTCGCCGGGTCTGGCATCGGACGCTTCACCCTGGTCGACGACGACACGGTCGATCCGAGCAACCTCCAGCGCCAGACGATCTATTCCGAACGCGATACAGGGCATGGCAAGGCGGTGATCGCGCGCCAGTGGCTCGCGGATTTTGACCGCAAGCTGGAAGTCGAGATCAGCGATGCGCGGATCGGGCCGGATAATGCCGCCCGCCTGCTCGCCGGTGTCGATCTGGTGGTCGACGGGACGGACAATTTCGCGACCCGGCTCGCCGTGTCGGACTGCTGCGTGGCGGCGGGCGTGCCGCTGCTGTCGGCTGCGGTCGGCCGTTTCCAGGGCCAGGTCGGCGCCTTTGCCGGTCACCTGGACGACCAGCCCTGTTATCGCTGTTTCGTCGGCGATGCCTTCGATGCCGAGGATTGCGACACCTGCGCCGAAGACGGAATGCTTGGTGCGATGGCCGGATGGGTGGGCACCTTCGCGGCCCTTCAGGCGATTCGCGCCCTGCTCGACGGTATCAGCGCATTCGGCGACCCGCAGTTCGGCAGACTGCACTTACTCGACGGCATGAAGCCCGGCATGCGGACCCTTAGCGTGGCCAAGGACCCGGCCTGCAAGGCCTGCGGATCAGCTGCCTAG
- the dnaA gene encoding chromosomal replication initiator protein DnaA, which yields MEDLEAVNLAADWADISQGLRKDLGHQLHSQWIKPIQVGGFSEDTGTLDLFLPTEFSANWVQDRFHDRLSLAWKIARSEVRHVKISVHPGRRQMPELRLSDGRRAANDGVDASALGLAAGTIGEHGFTSSVGLDPSLTFAAFVTGETNILACNAAQRMAATETPQFSPLYIKAATGQGKTHLMHSIGHAYLQAHPRARIFYCSAERFMVEFVQALKQNQMIEFKARLRSFDLLLVDDIQFIIGKASAQEELLYTIDALLAEGKRLVFAADRAPQALDGVEPRLLSRLSMGLVADIQAADIELRRKILESKLTRFAPLEVPGDVIEFLARTITRNVRELVGGLNKLIAYAQLTGQEVSLQLAEEQLTDILSANRRRITIDEIQRTVCQFYRIDRSEMSSKRRARAVVRPRQVAMYLAKVLTPRSYPEIGRKFGGRDHSTVIHAVRLIEDLRKRDADMDGDVRSLLRQLES from the coding sequence ATGGAAGATCTGGAAGCGGTAAACCTGGCAGCCGATTGGGCCGACATCAGCCAGGGGCTGCGAAAGGATCTGGGTCACCAGCTCCACAGCCAGTGGATCAAGCCGATCCAGGTCGGCGGCTTTTCGGAAGATACCGGAACGCTCGACCTGTTCCTCCCGACCGAATTCTCGGCCAACTGGGTGCAGGACCGGTTCCACGACCGGCTTTCGCTTGCCTGGAAGATCGCGCGCAGCGAAGTCCGCCACGTGAAGATCAGCGTCCATCCCGGTCGGCGCCAGATGCCCGAACTGCGGCTGAGCGACGGCCGGCGCGCAGCCAATGACGGCGTCGATGCCAGCGCCCTCGGCCTTGCCGCGGGCACCATCGGCGAACACGGCTTCACCAGCTCGGTCGGGCTCGACCCGTCGCTGACCTTCGCCGCCTTCGTCACCGGCGAAACCAACATCCTTGCCTGCAATGCCGCACAGCGGATGGCGGCGACGGAAACGCCGCAGTTCTCGCCGCTCTACATCAAGGCGGCCACCGGTCAGGGCAAGACCCACCTGATGCACTCGATCGGACATGCATATCTGCAGGCCCACCCGCGTGCGCGCATCTTCTACTGCTCGGCAGAGCGCTTCATGGTTGAATTCGTCCAGGCGCTGAAGCAGAACCAGATGATCGAGTTCAAGGCCCGGCTGCGCAGCTTCGACCTGCTGCTGGTCGACGATATCCAGTTCATCATCGGCAAGGCATCCGCGCAGGAAGAACTGCTCTACACGATCGACGCGCTGCTGGCTGAAGGCAAACGCCTGGTGTTCGCCGCGGACCGCGCGCCGCAGGCTCTCGACGGGGTCGAGCCGCGGCTGCTTTCCCGCCTCTCGATGGGGCTGGTTGCCGACATCCAGGCGGCCGACATCGAGCTGCGCCGCAAGATTCTCGAATCGAAGCTTACCCGCTTCGCCCCGCTGGAAGTGCCGGGCGACGTGATCGAATTCCTCGCCCGCACCATCACGCGCAACGTGCGCGAGCTGGTCGGCGGCCTCAACAAGCTTATCGCCTACGCCCAGCTGACCGGCCAGGAGGTCTCGCTCCAGCTGGCCGAGGAACAGCTGACCGACATCCTCTCGGCCAACCGCCGCCGCATCACGATCGACGAGATCCAGCGCACGGTCTGCCAGTTCTACCGGATCGACCGCAGCGAGATGAGCTCCAAGCGCCGGGCGCGCGCGGTGGTACGACCGCGACAGGTCGCGATGTATCTCGCCAAGGTACTGACGCCGCGCAGCTACCCCGAAATCGGGCGCAAGTTCGGCGGGCGCGACCACTCGACGGTGATCCACGCGGTTCGCCTGATCGAGGATTTGCGCAAGCGCGATGCCGACATGGACGGCGACGTTCGGAGCCTGCTGCGCCAGCTCGAAAGCTGA
- the rpsT gene encoding 30S ribosomal protein S20: MANTPQAKKRIRRNDRRAEINGARISRIRNFVKKVEVACEAGDKEAAQTALKAAQPEMARGVARGVLHKNTVARKMSRLTKRVAAL, from the coding sequence ATGGCCAATACGCCGCAAGCCAAGAAGCGCATCCGCCGCAACGACCGCCGCGCAGAGATCAACGGTGCGCGCATCAGCCGCATCCGCAACTTCGTCAAGAAGGTCGAAGTCGCCTGCGAAGCCGGCGACAAGGAAGCTGCACAGACTGCCCTCAAGGCCGCCCAGCCCGAAATGGCGCGCGGCGTGGCCCGCGGTGTGCTGCACAAGAACACCGTCGCCCGCAAGATGAGCCGCCTGACGAAGCGCGTCGCCGCGCTCTGA